In Holophagales bacterium, one DNA window encodes the following:
- a CDS encoding VOC family protein, whose translation MTRQTPAAIDPGTRIGHVHLKVADLDRALAFYRDVLGFELTQRFGPGAAFLSAGGYHHHLGLNVWESRGGRPPAPGTTGLYHFAILYPTRAALGDALRRLLAAGIPLDGAADHGVSEALYLRDPDGNGVELYRDRPESEWPRDADGNLAMVTEPLDLAELAAATDR comes from the coding sequence ATGACTCGACAGACACCCGCCGCGATCGATCCCGGCACACGGATCGGCCACGTCCATCTCAAGGTCGCCGACCTCGACCGCGCGCTCGCCTTTTATCGCGACGTGCTCGGCTTCGAGCTGACCCAGCGCTTCGGCCCCGGCGCGGCGTTCCTCTCCGCCGGCGGGTACCACCACCATCTCGGGCTCAACGTCTGGGAGAGCCGCGGCGGGAGGCCACCCGCACCCGGGACGACCGGGCTCTACCACTTCGCCATCCTCTATCCGACGCGAGCCGCCCTCGGCGATGCGCTACGCCGACTGCTCGCCGCCGGCATCCCGCTCGACGGAGCCGCCGACCACGGGGTCTCCGAGGCGCTCTATCTGCGCGACCCGGACGGCAACGGCGTCGAGCTCTACCGCGACCGCCCGGAGTCGGAATGGCCGCGGGACGCCGACGGCAACCTGGCGATGGTCACCGAGCCGCTCGATCTCGCCGAGCTCGCCGCCGCGACGGACCGTTGA